The Trichoderma atroviride chromosome 5, complete sequence genome contains a region encoding:
- a CDS encoding uncharacterized protein (EggNog:ENOG41) — protein sequence MAPIRVGIIGLGAKEAGLLSVGSWAASALLPSFLNSPHYEVVAVSNSSVASSQRSIDFHKLGPNVKAYGSPEDIANDPNVDLVAVSINVGHHYVVTKPALLAKKQVFVEWPLGANTVEAEELTKLARDANLKTIIGTQFISDPALVKLKELVASGAIGKVTSSEAQLAPTFGPPDVWGADATYYLDLKTGGNEFHIALAHCKCNPTRTFAIWATTEANGDTQNSPCRLCGCVGRLCYRQGVVCHTISHSQASRPQHWQDCQPVISQKGPGPHVRPRRPQQRCPRQRQLSPDDGHCWQDHALDHHRYRGRDRVHH from the coding sequence ATGGCCCCTATTCGAGTTGGTATCATTGGTctcggcgccaaagaagctggaCTCCTTTCCGTCGGATCTtgggctgcttctgctctccTCCCATCCTTTCTCAACTCGCCTCACTACGAGGTCGTTGCCGTGAGCAACTCTTCCGTGGCATCTTCTCAGCGATCCATCGACTTCCACAAGCTGGGCCCCAACGTCAAGGCTTACGGCAGCCCGGAGGACATTGCCAACGACCCCAATGTTGACCTGGTGGCCGTGTCCATCAATGTTGGACACCACTACGTTGTGACCAAGCCTGCACTTTTAGCCAAGAAGCAAGTCTTTGTGGAATGGCCCCTTGGAGCAAACACGGTAGAGGCAGAGGAATTGACAAAGCTGGCGAGGGACGCCAACCTGAAGACGATTATTGGAACGCAGTTCATTTCTGATCCCGCCCTTGTCAAACTCAAGGAGCTCGTCGCCAGCGGTGCCATTGGCAAGGTCACGAGCTCAGAGGCTCAGTTGGCGCCCACCTTTGGACCTCCCGACGTCTGGGGAGCTGATGCAACTTACTACTTGGATCTCAAGACCGGTGGTAACGAATTCCATATTGCACTGGCCCACTGTAAGTGCAATCCAACACGTACATTTGCCATCTGGGCAACAACAGAAGCTAATGGTGACACACAAAATAGTCCTTGCAGGCTTTGTGGATGTGTTGGGCGACTTTGCTACCGTCAAGGCGTCGTTTGCCACACAATATCCCACAGTCAAGCTTCTCGACCACAGCACTGGCAAGATTGTCAACCCGTCATTTCCCAGAAAGGCCCCGGACCACATGTTCGTCCAAGGCGTCCTCAACAGCGGTGCCCTCGCCAGCGTCAACTATCGCCGGACGACGGACATTGTTGGCAAGACCACGCGCTGGATCATCACCGGTACAGAGGGCGAGATCGAGTTCACCATTGA
- a CDS encoding uncharacterized protein (EggNog:ENOG41~SECRETED:SignalP(1-29)) — protein MRLLRLGLARLSFLLIAFFVASSYQTCTSDDDCSLNGVCGKNGVCKCDPAWTGDDCGALDIRPAKRPSGYNLTAEGTSSWCSKIVKDPWEKNLYHLFASEFTHGCGLDYWAPYSRIIRAESHTGPAGPYTFAAEVMGTFAHNPNVVYSPADREWLLYYIGCPTNVTTDSCQSQSFTCGPGNDNNGESGISVLSSKDLRNWDFKGQVMQGDNTGDWDADVTNPAPFPLYASSCSRTGAYANGQHCAGHTDAMLLVYRGCPYNCGGAEQINVAISETGFEGPYTKIEADPIFNDGNEDPFVWRDKRGNFHMLLHSLEADGGFGSGPKVGRHAWAKNYTGPWTFGSQTLAFSTEVEYDDGTTINFYRRERPELYFSDDGLMTPLLLTTGVQPQNSPQSYSIVVPLGAAGVKAQGK, from the coding sequence ATGAGACTCCTTCGGCTGGGCTTAGCCCGGCTCTCATTTCTCTTGATTGCCTTCTTCGTTGCCTCTTCTTATCAAACATGCACGTCCGATGACGATTGCAGCCTTAATGGCGTTTGCGGAAAAAATGGCGTCTGCAAGTGTGATCCGGCTTGGACTGGTGATGACTGTGGTGCCCTCGACATCCGTCCTGCTAAACGGCCAAGCGGCTACAATCTGACGGCAGAGGGCACATCGTCATGGTGCTCCAAGATCGTCAAGGACCCGTGGGAGAAGAACTTGTATCATCTTTTTGCGTCCGAGTTTACACACGGCTGTGGTCTTGACTACTGGGCTCCGTATAGCCGCATCATCCGTGCTGAATCTCATACGGGCCCTGCTGGCCCTTACACCTTTGCCGCTGAGGTTATGGGAACGTTCGCCCACAACCCGAATGTTGTGTATAGCCCGGCTGATCGAGAATGGCTCCTGTATTACATCGGATGCCCCACGAATGTAACAACAGACTCCTGCCAGTCACAGAGCTTCACCTGCGGACCAGGAAATGACAACAATGGAGAGAGTGGTATTTCCGTGCTCAGCAGCAAAGATCTCCGGAACTGGGATTTCAAGGGACAGGTGATGCAGGGCGACAATACTGGCGACTGGGATGCCGATGTGACCAACCCTGCCCCGTTTCCCTTGTACGCCAGCTCTTGCTCGAGGACAGGCGCATACGCAAATGGCCAACACTGCGCTGGTCACACCGATGCCATGCTATTGGTATACCGAGGCTGTCCATACAATTGTGGTGGCGCCGAGCAGATCAACGTAGCCATCTCAGAGACCGGCTTTGAAGGCCCTTACACGAAGATCGAGGCAGACCCCATCTTCAACGACGGCAATGAGGATCCATTCGTCTGGCGCGATAAGCGAGGAAACTTCCACATGCTTCTGCATTCTCTTGaggcagatggaggctttGGTTCGGGACCCAAGGTCGGCCGACATGCCTGGGCCAAGAACTATACCGGGCCATGGACATTTGGCAGCCAAACGCTGGCATTTAGCACCGAGGTGGAATATGATGATGGGACAACCATCAACTTTTACCGCAGGGAGAGGCCAGAGCTATACTTTTCCGACGACGGGCTGATGACGCCGCTGTTGCTTACTACTGGCGTGCAGCCTCAGAATAGCCCTCAGAGCTACAGCATTGTTGTACCTCTGGGAGCTGCTGGAGTGAAGGCTCAGGGTAAATAA
- a CDS encoding uncharacterized protein (EggNog:ENOG41~TransMembrane:8 (o20-39i51-71o119-143i155-176o182-202i214-236o242-263i275-296o)) — MLVVGMWYTKQEQVLRSSIWFSFSGGSLLISPVINFGLAHIQSNRLHPWQIMYLFAGSLSFLWGIALLFIFPDTPELAKGFTESERERVIERMRLNNAGTTNTTVNLSQIMEALLEYQFWGLIILSLLSCTGAAVVTQFASIVFSGMGFNAYDSLLLNLPTGAMAFICVLGSGYLGRHWNNSRFYIISLSCLPVILGCSLLWKVDNKGAKIFGFYLLNFFSAAWVQCIGLGTSNAGGYTKKAVYAAGTFIGYSLGNVTGSLLFDQKFAPAFSQSFTGILVCFAVCFFLAPVVRVMLDRENKNRTKLYGPPTFDKALEDLSDKENTSFRYAL; from the exons atgctcgtcgtcggcatgTGGTATACCAAACAAGAGCAAGTCTTGCGATCTAGCATTTGGTTCTCATTCAGCGGCGGCTCATTGTTAATTTCTCCCGTAATCAACTTTGGACTGGCTCATATCCAGAGCAACCGTCTGCATCCATGGCAGATAATGTATCTGTTTGCAGGAAGTCTTTCTTTCCTCTGGGGCATCGCACTACTTTTCATCTTCCCTGATACTCCGGAACTAGCCAAGGGCTTTACAGAAAGCGAGAGAGAGCGCGTGATTGAGCGCATGCGTCTTAATAATGCAGGCACCACAAACACAACTGTGAACCTCTCCCAGATCATGGAGGCACTCTTGGAATATCAGTTCTGGGGACTTATAATCCTTTCTTTACTGAGCTGCACAGGCGCAGCCGTGGTTACTCAATTTGCATCCATCGTGTTCAGTGGCATGGGATTCAATGCTTATGATTCTCTCTTGCTCAATCTTCCAACTGGCGCCATGGCTTTCATTTGCGTCTTGGGCTCAGGATATCTTGGTAGACACTGGAACAACTCTCGATTCTACATCATCTCACTCTCTTGTCTTCCGGTGATTCTGGGGTGTTCATTGCT TTGGAAAGTCGACAATAAGGGCGCAAAGATCTTTGGTTTCTACCTTCTCAATTTTTTCTCGGCAGCTTGGGTCCAATGCATTGGCCTGGGAACCTCGAATGCAGGCGGTTATACTAAAAAGGCCGTATACGCTGCCGGAACTTTCATCGGCTATTCATTGGGCAATGTTACCGGTTCTCTGCTCTTCGACCA GAAATTCGCTCCCGCTTTTAGTCAGAGCTTTACAGGCATTCTGGTTTGCTTTGCtgtttgcttcttccttgcTCCAGTGGTTCGCGTTATGCTGGATAGAGAGAACAAGAATCGAACGAAACTCTATGGACCGCCTACCTTTGACAAAGCCCTCGAAGACTTGTCTGACAAAGAGAACACTTCATTCAGATATGCTCTGTAA